One part of the Olleya sp. YS genome encodes these proteins:
- a CDS encoding metalloregulator ArsR/SmtB family transcription factor → MGFSKKQLFNTTQNQVANYTKVLGHPARVAMIQHISEHKNCNCNELVKSTGLSQPTISQHLVEIRKIGLLKQKVKGKNLFYTIDTNQLNECRRVVNDFFVKTQVNCSK, encoded by the coding sequence ATGGGATTCTCAAAAAAACAACTGTTTAATACGACTCAAAATCAAGTAGCAAATTACACTAAAGTATTAGGTCATCCAGCTAGAGTTGCCATGATACAACACATTAGCGAACATAAAAACTGCAATTGCAATGAGCTTGTAAAAAGCACTGGACTATCTCAACCAACCATATCACAACATCTAGTTGAAATAAGAAAGATTGGTTTATTAAAACAAAAAGTGAAGGGTAAAAATCTATTTTATACTATTGATACCAACCAACTTAATGAGTGTAGACGCGTGGTCAATGATTTTTTTGTTAAAACTCAGGTAAATTGTAGTAAGTAA
- a CDS encoding VOC family protein, which yields MKKRVTGIGGLFFKTKDPKASKDWYKKHLGFNTDDYGCTFWWKDKEGKDCSTQWSPFKDDTKYFEPSKKEFMFNYRVENLKELMTTLKEEGVTVVGEIEEYDYGKFGWILDNEGNKIELWEPVDKAFL from the coding sequence ATGAAAAAACGTGTAACAGGAATTGGTGGCTTATTTTTTAAAACTAAAGATCCTAAAGCCTCTAAAGATTGGTATAAAAAACATCTTGGTTTTAATACAGACGATTATGGCTGCACCTTTTGGTGGAAAGATAAAGAAGGTAAAGATTGTTCTACTCAATGGAGTCCATTTAAGGATGATACCAAATATTTTGAGCCTTCAAAAAAGGAGTTTATGTTTAATTATCGAGTAGAAAATTTAAAAGAATTGATGACCACTTTAAAAGAAGAAGGTGTGACTGTTGTTGGCGAGATTGAAGAGTATGACTATGGTAAATTTGGATGGATCTTGGATAATGAAGGAAATAAAATAGAACTTTGGGAACCTGTAGATAAGGCCTTTTTATAG
- a CDS encoding DUF1801 domain-containing protein has translation MTSKAETPEEYINQLPENRKAPITKLHNLIKKHMPKGLESGMGYGMLAYYVPKSIYPAGYHCKPFPPLPFINLASQKNFIALYHSGLYAKKELYDWFVSEYPKHCKTKLDMGKSCVRFKKVDDIPYNLIEELLAKMTVEEWITIYESAIKK, from the coding sequence ATGACATCAAAAGCTGAAACTCCAGAAGAGTATATCAATCAACTTCCAGAAAACCGTAAAGCGCCAATTACAAAACTGCACAATCTAATAAAAAAACATATGCCTAAAGGCTTAGAATCAGGAATGGGATATGGTATGCTAGCATACTATGTACCTAAGTCTATTTATCCAGCAGGTTACCATTGTAAACCGTTTCCACCATTACCTTTTATAAATTTGGCCTCTCAAAAAAACTTTATAGCCTTGTATCATTCTGGTTTATATGCAAAAAAGGAATTATATGATTGGTTTGTTTCTGAGTACCCAAAACACTGTAAAACCAAGTTAGATATGGGAAAAAGTTGTGTTCGGTTTAAAAAAGTAGATGATATTCCGTATAATTTAATTGAAGAGCTTTTAGCAAAAATGACTGTAGAAGAATGGATAACAATATATGAGTCTGCAATAAAAAAATAG
- a CDS encoding 2-hydroxyacid dehydrogenase encodes MKILHLDTNHPLLINQLNDLGFENHEDYSSSKAEVQKKIHNYDGFIIRSRFKIDADFLASATNLKFIGRVGAGLENIDCDYAEHKGIALIAAPEGNRNAVGEHSLAMLLSLFNKLNKADTEVRQGKWLRENNRGLELDGKTIGLIGYGNMGKAFAKKLRGFDVDVLCYDIKANVGDDNAKQVSLEELQEKIDVLSLHTPETPLTINMVNSDFINGFKNPFWLINTARGKSVVTSDLVKALQSGQILGAGLDVLEYEKGSFEDLFTNQNLPKAFQNLISSKNVLLTPHVAGWTIESKEKLAQTIVNKIKAKFC; translated from the coding sequence ATGAAAATACTTCACTTAGATACCAACCATCCACTCTTAATCAATCAACTCAATGATTTAGGATTTGAAAATCATGAAGATTACAGTAGTTCTAAAGCAGAGGTTCAAAAAAAAATACATAACTACGATGGATTTATAATTAGAAGTCGATTTAAAATTGATGCAGATTTTTTAGCCTCAGCAACAAATTTAAAGTTTATAGGTCGTGTTGGTGCAGGATTAGAAAATATAGATTGTGACTATGCAGAACATAAAGGAATAGCTTTAATTGCTGCACCAGAAGGTAATCGAAATGCAGTAGGAGAACATAGTTTGGCAATGCTTCTATCTTTATTTAATAAATTGAACAAAGCAGATACAGAAGTAAGACAAGGTAAATGGCTACGCGAAAATAATCGTGGATTAGAGTTAGATGGTAAAACTATTGGTTTAATAGGTTACGGAAATATGGGTAAAGCTTTTGCTAAAAAGCTTCGTGGGTTTGATGTTGATGTTTTATGTTACGATATAAAAGCAAATGTAGGAGATGATAATGCTAAACAAGTTAGCTTAGAAGAACTTCAAGAAAAAATAGACGTATTAAGTCTCCACACGCCCGAAACACCTTTAACTATTAATATGGTTAATTCAGATTTTATTAATGGGTTTAAAAACCCGTTTTGGTTAATTAACACTGCTAGAGGGAAAAGTGTCGTTACTTCAGACTTGGTTAAAGCCTTACAATCTGGACAAATTTTAGGTGCAGGTTTAGATGTTTTAGAATATGAAAAAGGGTCGTTTGAAGATTTATTCACTAATCAAAACTTACCAAAAGCGTTTCAGAATTTAATTTCGTCTAAGAATGTTTTACTAACTCCTCATGTAGCAGGTTGGACCATTGAAAGTAAAGAAAAATTAGCGCAAACTATAGTAAACAAGATAAAAGCAAAATTTTGTTAG
- a CDS encoding cupin domain-containing protein has protein sequence MQALNVNQKFTKFSKHWKPHQIAIVDDMQILLAKLKGDFVWHSHENEDELFQVVKGTLYMQFRDRTEVVKEGEMIVVPKGVEHNPSTKNDEEVHVLLFEKLTIAHTGQVQHEKTQTHYPKI, from the coding sequence ATGCAAGCATTAAATGTAAATCAGAAGTTCACAAAATTTTCTAAACACTGGAAACCACATCAAATTGCTATTGTGGATGATATGCAAATCCTTTTAGCTAAGTTAAAAGGTGATTTTGTATGGCATAGTCATGAAAATGAAGATGAGCTGTTTCAAGTCGTAAAAGGTACTCTTTACATGCAATTTAGAGACCGAACAGAAGTTGTAAAAGAAGGTGAAATGATAGTTGTACCAAAAGGCGTCGAGCATAATCCTTCAACAAAAAATGATGAAGAAGTCCATGTTTTATTATTTGAAAAATTAACTATTGCACATACAGGACAAGTACAACATGAAAAAACACAAACCCATTATCCTAAAATTTAA
- the mgtE gene encoding magnesium transporter, which yields MQFQLSDALIEQVELFIELKNDKALRQLLEEFHYADIAEILDEVGLEDAMYVIKLLDSETTSDVLMELDEDNREKVLKNLSAKEIAEEIEELDTDDAADIIAELPENRQAEVISKIEDEDHKAEIEELLAYDEDTAGGLMAKELVKVYETWTVAGCLRRIRGQAQNVSRVHSIYVVDKEEKLVGRLSLKDLITAKSEQKIAELSNSNVDYVYVEEDVEDVAKIMQKYDLEAIPVVDQEKTLLGRITIDDIVDVIREEADKDYQLAAGISQDVEADDSILELTKARLPWLVLGLFGGLGSVFIMKGFEDIMATVPNLFFYTPLIAAMAGNVGVQSSAIIVQGLANDNVKGSLFNRLIKEVGLSLINGFALALLVILFGYFIGQDTTESVAIAVSMMSVIVVAALVGTFVPIILDKRGIDPAIATGPFITTSNDILGIYLFFIIAGQIIGF from the coding sequence ATACAATTTCAACTTTCTGATGCACTTATAGAGCAAGTAGAATTATTTATCGAACTAAAAAACGATAAAGCACTTCGACAGCTATTAGAAGAGTTTCACTACGCAGATATTGCGGAAATTTTAGATGAAGTAGGTTTAGAAGATGCGATGTATGTTATTAAACTTCTAGATTCTGAAACTACATCTGATGTCCTTATGGAATTGGATGAAGATAATCGTGAAAAAGTCCTTAAAAACCTTTCCGCTAAAGAGATTGCAGAAGAAATTGAAGAATTAGATACCGATGATGCTGCAGATATTATTGCAGAATTACCAGAAAATCGTCAAGCTGAAGTTATTTCCAAAATTGAAGATGAAGACCATAAAGCAGAAATTGAAGAACTACTTGCTTATGATGAAGATACAGCTGGTGGATTAATGGCGAAAGAATTAGTAAAGGTTTATGAAACCTGGACTGTTGCTGGTTGCTTAAGACGTATAAGAGGTCAAGCACAAAATGTTAGTCGTGTACACTCGATTTATGTGGTTGATAAAGAAGAAAAACTAGTTGGACGTCTCTCGTTAAAAGATTTAATTACCGCAAAAAGCGAACAAAAAATAGCAGAACTGTCTAATAGTAACGTAGACTATGTTTATGTAGAGGAAGATGTAGAAGATGTCGCTAAAATTATGCAAAAGTATGACCTAGAAGCTATACCAGTTGTAGATCAAGAAAAAACGCTATTAGGTCGTATTACTATTGATGATATCGTAGATGTCATACGCGAAGAAGCAGATAAAGACTATCAACTTGCAGCAGGTATATCTCAAGATGTAGAAGCAGATGATAGTATTTTAGAGTTAACCAAAGCACGTTTACCTTGGTTAGTCCTTGGTCTTTTTGGTGGATTGGGAAGTGTATTTATTATGAAAGGCTTTGAGGATATTATGGCAACTGTACCAAATTTGTTTTTTTATACACCACTAATAGCAGCTATGGCTGGTAATGTTGGTGTACAATCCAGTGCTATTATTGTACAAGGTTTAGCTAACGACAATGTAAAAGGAAGTCTGTTTAACCGACTAATAAAAGAAGTAGGTTTAAGCCTAATCAATGGGTTTGCACTAGCACTTTTGGTTATTCTATTTGGTTATTTTATAGGTCAAGACACCACAGAAAGTGTTGCTATTGCTGTATCTATGATGTCTGTCATAGTAGTAGCTGCATTAGTGGGTACGTTTGTGCCAATAATATTAGACAAGAGAGGTATTGATCCAGCAATCGCTACAGGTCCTTTTATTACCACAAGTAATGATATATTAGGGATTTACTTATTCTTTATTATTGCTGGTCAAATTATTGGTTTTTAA
- the rsmA gene encoding 16S rRNA (adenine(1518)-N(6)/adenine(1519)-N(6))-dimethyltransferase RsmA: MSNHKGNNHQVKAKKFLGQHFLEDESIAQDIADSLTLNGYDNVLEIGPGMGVLTKYLLKKPITTYVIEIDTESVDYLKNNYLNLAPRIIEKDFLKYDLSQTFKEESFAIIGNFPYNISTQIVFKTLELRNQIPEFSGMFQKEVAQRICSKEGSKIYGILSVLTQAFYEAEYLFTVPPTVFNPPPKIESGVLRLTRKENYNLPCDEKLFFKVVKAAFQQRRKTMRNSLKTFDLSDNLKANVIFDKRPEQISVAQFLELTSLIENDK, encoded by the coding sequence ATGTCAAACCACAAAGGAAATAATCATCAAGTAAAAGCTAAAAAATTCTTAGGGCAACACTTTTTAGAAGACGAAAGTATTGCACAAGATATTGCAGACTCATTGACATTAAATGGTTACGACAACGTCTTAGAAATTGGTCCAGGAATGGGTGTTTTGACCAAATACTTACTTAAAAAACCTATAACCACTTATGTTATCGAGATTGATACAGAAAGTGTAGACTACTTAAAAAACAACTACCTTAATCTAGCACCTAGAATTATAGAAAAAGATTTTTTAAAGTACGATTTAAGCCAAACGTTTAAAGAAGAATCTTTTGCTATTATTGGTAATTTTCCATACAATATTTCAACACAAATAGTTTTTAAAACCTTAGAGTTACGAAATCAAATTCCGGAATTTTCTGGAATGTTTCAAAAAGAAGTCGCACAACGTATTTGCTCTAAAGAAGGCTCAAAGATATACGGAATCCTATCGGTTTTAACTCAAGCGTTTTATGAAGCTGAGTATTTATTTACAGTACCTCCAACAGTATTTAACCCACCACCAAAAATAGAATCTGGTGTGTTACGTTTAACTAGGAAAGAAAACTACAATTTACCCTGTGATGAAAAACTATTTTTTAAAGTAGTTAAAGCAGCTTTTCAACAACGCAGAAAAACCATGCGTAATAGTTTAAAAACATTTGATTTGTCTGATAATTTAAAAGCAAATGTTATATTTGACAAACGACCAGAACAAATAAGTGTCGCTCAATTTTTAGAGCTAACAAGCTTGATAGAAAACGACAAATAA
- a CDS encoding DUF4286 family protein: MYIYNVTVNIDDSVHDDWLIWIKEHIPQVLATGKFEKATLTKVLVDEDMGGQTYSIQYKSYSREALDAYYKENADALRIEGLKKFADKMLAFRTELQIIDEYNVEFK, translated from the coding sequence ATGTACATATATAATGTTACAGTAAATATAGACGATAGCGTTCATGATGATTGGCTTATCTGGATAAAAGAGCATATTCCACAAGTATTAGCAACAGGAAAATTTGAAAAAGCAACCCTGACAAAAGTTTTAGTGGATGAAGATATGGGTGGACAAACCTACTCTATTCAATATAAATCCTATTCGCGCGAAGCATTAGATGCTTATTATAAAGAAAACGCAGACGCTTTAAGAATTGAAGGATTGAAAAAATTTGCAGATAAAATGTTAGCTTTTAGAACAGAGCTTCAGATTATAGATGAATATAATGTAGAGTTTAAATAA
- a CDS encoding GNAT family N-acetyltransferase yields MVVAETERLLITKFSLEDAPFFIELVNTPKFIKYIGNRKVKTIEQAQERITNGHLKNYAELGYGFYKLLLKSENNKPIGTNGLTKRDTLELPDIGFAMLPEYENKGFGYESSIAVLKLAKNTYKLKKIGAITLEHNVNSIKLLEKLGLTYEKKVKPFEDDAELLLFVKNL; encoded by the coding sequence ATGGTAGTTGCAGAAACAGAACGTCTTTTAATCACTAAATTTTCTTTAGAAGATGCTCCTTTTTTTATCGAGTTGGTTAATACTCCAAAATTCATAAAATATATAGGTAATCGTAAAGTAAAAACTATAGAGCAAGCCCAAGAGCGCATCACTAATGGACATCTAAAAAACTATGCCGAACTTGGTTATGGCTTTTATAAACTATTATTAAAATCAGAAAACAATAAACCAATAGGTACTAATGGCTTAACAAAACGAGACACGTTAGAACTACCAGATATTGGTTTCGCGATGTTACCAGAATATGAAAATAAAGGATTTGGTTACGAATCTTCAATTGCAGTTTTAAAATTAGCTAAAAATACCTATAAGCTTAAAAAAATTGGTGCCATAACATTAGAACACAACGTCAATTCTATAAAACTATTAGAAAAATTAGGCTTGACCTATGAAAAAAAGGTAAAACCCTTTGAGGACGATGCAGAACTTCTGTTATTTGTAAAAAACTTATAA
- a CDS encoding tetratricopeptide repeat protein has translation MMFKRFLILSFLVFSCIANAQEDLVAREYFNSGEFEKALSSYKKLYSKNTKNNNYLLKIVKIEQQLELFKDAEVRLLEAIQKRAAPDLLVELGYNYQLQKDTINANNYYNQAIATLDDNANNAYRVGRTFENLSLLDQAITTYNKAMELKPILNFSMQLARIYGEQGNVEKMFSSYIDFAEVNPNYIDSIKRYVSEFISEDSTNESNIFLRKILLKKIQQSPNVMWNEMLSWLFIQQKEFNKAFAQEKAIYKRELESLDRIIELGLIAENQKQYNEALSIFNFIIETTQDIDTKLTGHLKTLQIKTKTGLPEAYQDIREDYVSIFEAYGKTPQTLDLQISYAHFLAFYLDNPTEAINLLKDTLNYNVSESQLALVKLELGDILVLEEKFNQALIYYTQIERNLKNSTLAQEARFRVAKTSYYKGDFKWAESQLKILKSSTSQLTANDALDLKLLISDNRAEDSLQRALKKYAKADLLAFQNKNKDAIKILGQVLEDHKTEVIVPQALFKQATLFEKLQGFEKAKNNYQRIIKDYKDSILMDNALYNLAELYVNQLAQPEEAKKLYEAILFNHSDSIFAVEARKKFRALRGDALN, from the coding sequence ATGATGTTTAAACGATTTTTAATCCTATCATTTTTAGTTTTTTCTTGCATAGCCAATGCACAAGAAGATTTGGTTGCACGAGAATATTTTAATAGTGGCGAATTTGAAAAAGCGTTAAGTAGTTATAAAAAACTGTATAGTAAAAACACGAAAAACAATAACTACCTCTTAAAAATTGTAAAAATTGAACAACAATTAGAATTGTTTAAAGATGCAGAAGTAAGACTTTTAGAAGCTATTCAAAAAAGAGCTGCTCCTGACTTATTGGTTGAGTTAGGTTATAATTATCAATTACAAAAGGATACAATCAACGCCAACAACTATTACAATCAAGCCATAGCAACTTTAGACGACAACGCAAATAATGCCTATCGCGTTGGTCGCACTTTTGAAAATTTATCACTTTTAGACCAAGCCATAACAACTTACAACAAAGCAATGGAGCTGAAGCCAATCTTAAACTTTAGCATGCAATTAGCACGTATTTATGGAGAGCAAGGTAACGTTGAAAAAATGTTTAGCAGTTATATAGATTTTGCAGAGGTTAATCCAAATTATATAGACTCTATAAAAAGGTATGTTAGTGAGTTCATTTCTGAAGACAGCACAAATGAAAGTAATATTTTCCTTAGAAAAATTCTACTTAAAAAAATACAGCAGTCGCCAAATGTGATGTGGAATGAGATGCTCAGTTGGTTATTTATTCAACAAAAAGAATTTAATAAAGCATTTGCACAAGAAAAAGCCATTTATAAACGTGAATTAGAAAGTTTAGATCGTATTATCGAGTTAGGTTTAATTGCTGAAAACCAAAAACAATATAATGAGGCGTTATCTATATTCAATTTTATTATTGAAACCACTCAAGATATTGACACCAAATTAACTGGTCATTTAAAAACCCTACAAATAAAGACTAAAACTGGTTTGCCTGAAGCGTATCAAGACATCAGAGAAGACTATGTTTCTATTTTTGAAGCCTACGGTAAAACACCTCAAACACTAGACTTACAAATTAGTTACGCTCATTTTTTAGCATTCTATCTTGATAATCCTACTGAAGCTATTAACCTATTAAAAGACACTTTAAATTACAATGTTTCTGAAAGCCAACTAGCTTTAGTAAAGTTAGAATTAGGTGACATTTTAGTATTAGAAGAAAAATTTAATCAGGCTTTAATTTATTACACTCAAATTGAGCGTAATCTTAAAAATAGTACGCTGGCTCAAGAGGCTAGATTTAGGGTTGCAAAAACTAGTTATTATAAAGGCGATTTTAAATGGGCAGAATCCCAATTAAAAATTTTAAAATCTTCAACCTCTCAATTAACAGCAAATGATGCTTTAGATTTAAAATTATTAATTAGCGATAACAGAGCTGAGGACTCGTTACAACGAGCCTTAAAAAAATATGCAAAAGCAGATTTGTTGGCTTTTCAAAACAAAAACAAAGATGCCATCAAAATTTTAGGCCAAGTCTTAGAAGACCATAAAACCGAAGTTATTGTACCTCAAGCTTTATTTAAACAAGCCACGTTATTTGAAAAACTACAGGGCTTTGAAAAAGCTAAAAACAATTACCAACGTATCATCAAAGATTACAAAGACAGTATATTAATGGATAATGCATTATATAATTTAGCTGAACTATATGTAAATCAACTTGCACAACCTGAAGAAGCAAAAAAATTATACGAAGCCATATTGTTTAACCATTCAGATAGTATTTTTGCTGTAGAGGCTCGTAAAAAATTTAGAGCATTACGTGGTGACGCCTTAAACTAA
- the serS gene encoding serine--tRNA ligase, with product MLQVPFIRENKDLVINRLAVRNMDATAMIEDVLRLDEERRALQTKLDAILAESNSISKEIGILFKSGQAEKANALKAKTGDLKEESKTLNEQLNTTAEALNQLLYKIPNVPHTSVPKGNTEEDNEEIFKKGDIPKLFDGALPHWELAKKYDIIDFELGNKITGAGFPVYKGKGARLQRALIAYFLDKNTAAGYTEYQLPHLVNEASGFGTGQLPDKEGQMYHVTEDNLYLIPTAEVPGTNIFRDVLLNDSDLPISITGYTPCFRREAGSYGAHVRGLNRLHQFDKVEILRVEHPDNSYQALDTMVDHVKDILNELKLPYRILRLCGGDIGFTSALTYDFEVFSTAQDRWLEISSVSNFETFQANRLKLRFKNSNGKNELAHTLNGSSLALPRVLAGILENYQTEDGIKIPEVLIPYTDFDIIN from the coding sequence ATGTTACAAGTACCATTTATTAGAGAGAACAAAGATTTAGTAATCAACAGATTAGCTGTTAGAAACATGGATGCTACTGCTATGATTGAAGACGTATTACGTTTAGATGAAGAGCGTCGTGCTTTACAAACTAAATTAGATGCAATATTGGCAGAATCTAACTCAATCTCTAAAGAAATTGGGATATTATTTAAATCTGGTCAAGCCGAAAAAGCGAACGCTTTAAAAGCTAAAACTGGAGATTTAAAAGAAGAATCTAAAACTTTAAATGAGCAATTAAATACTACTGCTGAAGCGTTAAATCAATTGCTATATAAAATTCCTAACGTACCGCATACGTCTGTTCCTAAAGGAAATACAGAAGAGGATAATGAGGAAATATTCAAAAAAGGCGATATTCCAAAATTATTTGATGGTGCCTTACCACATTGGGAATTAGCAAAAAAATACGACATCATTGATTTTGAATTAGGTAATAAAATTACAGGTGCTGGTTTCCCAGTATACAAAGGAAAAGGTGCACGATTACAACGTGCATTAATTGCCTATTTTTTAGACAAAAATACTGCTGCAGGTTATACCGAGTATCAATTACCTCATTTAGTAAATGAAGCGTCTGGTTTTGGTACTGGACAATTACCAGATAAAGAAGGACAAATGTATCATGTAACAGAAGATAATTTGTACTTAATCCCGACAGCAGAAGTACCAGGAACTAACATTTTTAGAGATGTTTTACTAAACGACAGTGACTTACCTATAAGTATAACTGGATACACACCTTGTTTTAGACGTGAAGCAGGAAGCTATGGTGCACATGTACGTGGTTTGAACCGTTTACATCAATTTGATAAAGTAGAAATTTTACGAGTGGAGCATCCTGACAATTCTTACCAAGCGTTAGATACTATGGTTGACCATGTTAAAGACATACTTAACGAACTTAAATTGCCTTACAGAATTTTAAGATTATGTGGTGGAGACATAGGTTTTACCTCTGCATTAACTTACGATTTTGAAGTGTTTTCAACTGCTCAAGACCGTTGGTTAGAAATCTCTAGCGTGTCTAATTTTGAAACCTTTCAAGCTAATCGTTTAAAACTTCGATTTAAAAATAGCAATGGTAAAAATGAATTAGCGCATACGTTAAACGGAAGTTCTTTAGCATTACCACGTGTCTTAGCTGGTATATTAGAAAACTACCAAACTGAAGATGGTATTAAAATACCTGAGGTGTTGATTCCGTATACTGATTTCGATATTATAAATTAG
- a CDS encoding HTTM domain-containing protein: MLNKFLFKHIDNSALIVFRIIFGLLCFLESVGAIFTGWIKYTLIDPKFTFNFIGFEFLQPLPGHWMYVYYAIMGCFGLLIMLGYKYRLSMIAFTVMWTATYLMQKASYNNHYYLLCLLSGIMIFLPANRYASLDVKINPSIKQISMPNWCKWIFVIQLFILYTYASIAKLYPDWIDLTVPTILMQNKINYPIIGEALQHPFFPVLVAYGGILYDGLIIPFLLYKHTRKLAFFGSIFFHLFNSVVFGVGIFPYLALGFSVFFFPPETIRNIFLKQKPLYKEHNIIIPNYKPILLGLATVYFSVQLLLPIRQYFIKDDVLWTEEGHRLSWRMMLRSKNGYAIYKVVDKHTNETTTINLDHYLSKKQKRIASTKPDVIWQFAQRLKQDFMSRGQDVSVYVDCNVSVNGRPYVTLVNPKIDLAAVQWDPFNHSDWLLLSQLDK; encoded by the coding sequence ATGCTCAATAAATTTTTATTTAAACATATAGATAATAGCGCATTAATAGTTTTCAGGATTATTTTTGGTTTATTATGTTTTTTAGAATCTGTTGGTGCTATATTCACAGGTTGGATTAAATACACTCTCATTGATCCAAAATTTACTTTTAATTTTATAGGTTTTGAATTTTTACAACCCTTACCTGGTCATTGGATGTATGTCTATTATGCCATCATGGGTTGTTTTGGTTTATTAATCATGTTAGGATATAAATATAGGCTTAGCATGATTGCATTTACTGTAATGTGGACAGCCACCTATTTAATGCAAAAAGCCTCTTATAATAATCATTATTACTTGTTGTGTTTATTAAGCGGAATAATGATATTTCTTCCAGCTAATAGGTACGCCTCTTTAGATGTCAAAATTAACCCAAGTATTAAGCAAATAAGTATGCCAAATTGGTGCAAATGGATATTTGTTATTCAACTATTTATCTTATACACTTATGCATCTATTGCCAAATTATATCCAGATTGGATTGATTTGACTGTTCCTACTATATTAATGCAAAACAAAATAAATTATCCTATTATTGGAGAGGCTTTACAGCATCCATTTTTTCCAGTTTTAGTTGCTTATGGTGGAATTTTATATGATGGCTTAATCATACCCTTTTTGTTATATAAACACACCAGAAAATTAGCGTTTTTCGGATCTATTTTTTTCCATTTATTTAACTCGGTAGTATTTGGAGTAGGGATTTTTCCTTATTTAGCACTAGGCTTTAGTGTATTTTTCTTTCCTCCTGAAACTATTAGAAATATCTTTTTAAAACAAAAACCCTTGTACAAGGAGCACAATATAATAATACCAAATTACAAACCTATACTACTTGGGTTAGCGACAGTATATTTTAGTGTTCAATTACTACTTCCTATCCGTCAATATTTTATAAAAGACGATGTGCTTTGGACCGAAGAAGGTCATAGATTATCTTGGAGGATGATGTTAAGATCCAAAAATGGATATGCAATTTATAAAGTTGTTGATAAACATACTAACGAAACAACCACAATAAATTTAGACCACTATTTGTCTAAAAAGCAAAAACGAATAGCGTCAACAAAACCCGATGTTATTTGGCAATTTGCCCAACGTTTAAAACAAGATTTTATGTCCAGAGGTCAAGACGTATCTGTATATGTAGACTGTAATGTTAGTGTCAACGGTAGACCTTATGTTACACTTGTAAACCCAAAAATAGATTTAGCTGCAGTCCAGTGGGATCCGTTTAACCATAGTGATTGGTTATTACTATCTCAATTAGATAAATAA